TGGAGAAGCGCAGCATACACTCCACCACAGGCAGCGCTGTGATCTCCTGGCGGGAGGAGGGTGTGCACAGATACATCAGTGCAGTGACTGCTGAGACAACTGTCTCCTCATTTGGGCTCGACAGGCAGTTTATCACTGGCTGGATGCCACTGGCCTGCAGAATGTAGGCCTTATTGGTTTTGTCCAGACAGAGATTACATAGACCACCTAGAACCCATAAAAAGAGAGTGTTAGAAGGTAGCAAACTGGGTGGAGGGGGTAGAGCCTATTTATCTAGAATGCCCTTATAATAACTTATTCTGATTCCAGCCTGAAGAGACAACTGTTGAAGTCAGGTAGACAAGAGCCTCATGAGGCCAGTAACCTTGATTCTGACCTACCCTCCACTTGCATTTGTGTGTTTCTCCATGCCCCAAAACCTGCTGCTAGCACTCACACATTTCTAAAGTTTTCCCTGCCCTAATTACCTCTGTTCACACTCCAAAGTCACATGAAAACATGTTTTCTTCTAAGAGAAAAACATCTTCAACTGAAATTCTATCACCTTGACCACCAATAGCAATAACAGATCATACAGCTCCCACATCCATTTCACCCTCTGCACTTTTCAGCACGGACAATCTCTTCCTCTCAGTCATGAGGAGATAATCCACACCCGCTCTGGTTACAGTCTTCCAGTGATCAGCAATAGCGTTGTATGATACCCTGCTTCTCACTATAGTTATAAACCCTTGATGCCGTTATAACCAGAACTCCCAGATCACTGCATCTAGGCACCTGTCCATGATCCAGACATTCAGGTCAGCACTTAACCACAGTTGTGGATTTCAGTCACTAACATAATTGCCTTGATTGTTTATACCTTCCCTTTTATTGGGTTTAACTTCTTTGCAGTGCAAACAGTCATGAGCAGGGCAAACAGTAAAATGATTGTAAGTGTTCAGAAGTGACTCACTAGCTTTCAGGAAGTTTCAGCAGTTCTGTTCTTACCAATGCCAAATTCTACGAAGCTCTCATTGTCTTCCGTCAGCATGTCCAAAAATAGATCGATGACGTGAAGTTGACGAAGATACTCATAGTTCTTGGGATCATATGAAAAATTGGCCAGATTTGCAAGGACTTGTTCCTTGGCTTCTGCAATCGGAAAGCAAAGGAATCAGAGGGGGTGTAAAGAAGGTGGCATGATGAAAAGGTTGGCCAGAATCTTGGTGAACGTTGTCCAAAAAAAGCTTTTCCCATTTTCTTTCCATGGGTCTAGTTCTTGAGAAATAGAACCCATTCTCCTTCATGTGCAGGAACCAGGACAATAGGCCACCACCAAGATGCAAGTCTTGCATTCAGTGAAAGCTGTACTGCTTACTGCCTTTTGCAGGGAATTAGTACAGTCATCAGATACTTGGCTAACAATGACCCTATTTCCAGCTTAATGTACCT
This genomic interval from Rhinatrema bivittatum chromosome 4, aRhiBiv1.1, whole genome shotgun sequence contains the following:
- the ARMC7 gene encoding armadillo repeat-containing protein 7, producing the protein MFQKKHEALDSGRFEYLQALVTEFQDTDSQEAKEQVLANLANFSYDPKNYEYLRQLHVIDLFLDMLTEDNESFVEFGIGGLCNLCLDKTNKAYILQASGIQPVINCLSSPNEETVVSAVTALMYLCTPSSRQEITALPVVECMLRFSTSANRRISNLANVFLEDYCTPAQVAEARNLSKHTALGIPLPKD